Below is a genomic region from Isosphaeraceae bacterium EP7.
TCCACGCGGAGTATTACTCGACGGCCTGCCGCCCGAGCGGGGCACGAGTTGGATCTCCCAGTGTCTTGAGTTTCTGTATCACGAAGACCTGGAACAGGCCTATGATCGATCCACGCCCTGGGATTTGCCGCCGAATGCGGAGATTGCCAAGACCCGGATCATGATCCTTACATGCAGCGCCGCAGAGACGGTTACGACGGCCAAGGGCTTCCCGACGACATCCTATGTGGGGATCGCCGGAGTTGGCGCCGACGCCGCGACTCTGGAGTCTGGCCATCCTCGCGCAGGGATCTTCGGGTACAGCCGGGTCACCAAGATCTCGGACATCCGGGACGGGACCTCGAACACGCTGTTAGTGGCGGAGACGGACCTCGATCTCGGAAGCTGGATGTCCGGCGGGCATTCGACGATCCGCGCCGTGGTACCGGCCCAACGCCCCTATATTGGCGTGGGGAGGCCCTTCGGTGGCCCCCACAAGAATGGGGCCAACGTGGCGTTTGCCGACGGCTCCGTCCGGTTCGTCAGCGCGACGATCGCGCCCGAGATGATTGAGGCCATGGCGACGATCGCCGGGGGAGAGGCCGTGTCCGAGGATGGCATGTCGTGTCCGAGGATGGCATGTATTGAAGGCCTGGCCCTCACCGGTCGCGTCTTTTCGCTCGGTTGATCTCCGTTTGCACCGCATATCCCCTCACTCAAGCAAGAGTTAGGAAAACCCGGCGAAGCACGTTCCAGTCTTCCCGAGAAAAAGGTGTAGCAACTGAGCCCGGTCGG
It encodes:
- a CDS encoding DUF1559 domain-containing protein → MGRFRIAERWPLLVFGLLLLFFLPVLLQPPRHRNGRQRSCATNIRQVALGAVGYANERGEFPRGVLLDGLPPERGTSWISQCLEFLYHEDLEQAYDRSTPWDLPPNAEIAKTRIMILTCSAAETVTTAKGFPTTSYVGIAGVGADAATLESGHPRAGIFGYSRVTKISDIRDGTSNTLLVAETDLDLGSWMSGGHSTIRAVVPAQRPYIGVGRPFGGPHKNGANVAFADGSVRFVSATIAPEMIEAMATIAGGEAVSEDGMSCPRMACIEGLALTGRVFSLG